A window of Armatimonadota bacterium genomic DNA:
GCGTTCGGGTCGAAGGGCGAATAGCCTACCAGGTAGCTGCTCACCACGTGCTCGACGATTTTTGCTATGGGCGCGCACGCCCTACCGGTCTCTTCTGCGCCAAAGTTGTTCAGGACCACTGCCAAATCGGTGTCGTCGATGACCGCGATGCCTCCGGATTGGGCGTTGTCCATATCGAAGCTATATCGATAATGACCGTTTACCGGGTCTTCGTCAGATTGCGAGCCGAAGGCCGTCAAGATGTTTGCCAGATCAGCGTCGTCGATTGCGCCGTCGGCGTTCGTGTCTCCGTTAACGGGACGTATTGTGCCGACGCTGGTCGTTGAGTTCGCCGCTACTGCCACACTAGTAACGGTAACGCCCAGCCAGTGCGATGAAGCCGCGTGCATTCGAGTCGGGTTGTCGTCGTTCGGAAGCACGATCTGATCGTAGTAGGCCGGTCGAATCAGCACATCGTATGTGCCAGGCGGGATGTCCCCAGGGGTAGGCGTTGGCGAAGAGGGATCGGTCCAAGGGAAACTAAAGTTACCGTTCGATTCGCAAGGAAACTCGAACACGCTCATCGTTCTGCCTGTGGGCGGGTCGAGCAAGTAAGCTCTATAGAGCATCGGCTTCGAGGCGCCATAAGGATCGGCTCGGTCCGGTCCTGGTTGCCAGTTGTCGCCCAAATCGACCGTGCCGGAGATCTTCCCGCCAGGCTGAGTGGTATTGACCAGCACGAACGACGGCTTAAATATCTGCCCTCGGCCGACAGCGCCCGGCAGGCCTGTTCCCAACCGTCCGCCGTAATCCCACTCAGAACTTGGGCTGAACAGTTCGCCCGTTCCGTTAGGGCCTTGAGGCGCCATTTCGTACTCGCCGCGGCTTCCAAACTCCAATCTCCAATCGTGAGGGTTGCCCGATGGGCCAGGGCGACGATAGATGTTGAATTCGAGCGGACCCAACGAAGAGCCAGAGTGCCACTCCATCGTGTAGTCGACGCCGTACACCGCAAGAAAGTAGATGTCAGCAGCCAGGACGATAGGAGCCGGAGTCGCAATGACCACCCGCTCATCGACCCCGAAGCCGTTGGGATGGACATAGCTTGATGCCGTGTAGGGGACGACACCCTCGGCTATTAGAAACTGAGACCTGGGCGCCTTTTTGTAGAGCTTCCAGCCGACCATAGTGCCCGGAGCGCCCGAGCGAGTTGTATCTACGTGAATTTGGTTAAACGTGATGGGGCGGTTGACATGGAACGCTGCCGCGGTCCATCGTTCTGGGCTGGAGCCATCGATGCCGGAGACGTATCGGCCCTTGGCAAACGCTATTGCCTCGTCGTTCCAGGCGGCCATATCGATCTGCAGTCCTGGAGCGCCGGGCGAGTATTGAATCGAGGCGTCGGAGAAGGCAATGCCAGCCTGGCTCTCCTTGGTTGGCTGTGCGTTTGCGGCGAATCCGAGCGTAACAGCGGTTATCAGAGCGAGAAAATGCAAATTTTTCATGTTGCCCCTGTCTTACAATGCGGATTGGCAGTAGATTGTAGCCCGGTTTTTCCTCTGGCCAATTTGCTAATGGTGCTTTTCTGGGCGCTAAGGGGACTATTCCATGTCGCAAGGCTCTGATTCTGCGACTTTTCCGGAAGCCCGGAGCAAGTTTTTGCGAGTGTCATCGGCTCCAGAATATCCGCGCCCTCGTCTCGACACTGGTATTCTCAACTCAAACCGGGCGGTTCCAATCCGGGTACAATTGCCGTAGACGTCAGGAGGGTTCTCATGAAACTTCGCGCTTCGCTGTTGTTGCTCTTTGGGCTGGTCAGCCTAACGCTCGCCCAGAACGTTCCCTACCGCTTGCCCCATGTTTACGCGATCAAAGACGCCAAGATCGTTACGATGGCCGGTCCGGTTATCGAAAAGGGCGTCATCGTCATTCGAGACGGCGTGATAGCGGCGGTCGGAGCCAATGCGACGATACCGTCCGAAGCCGATGTGATCGATGGCGCCGGACTGACGGTCTACCCAGGCTTTATCGACTGCAACGCGCCCATTGGTCTGCCGCCCGCGGGCGATGCGGCCTATTCCGCGCTCGATCGCGGCAACGTTCACCCCAATCCGCGAGTGAGGCCGGAGCGCAACGCCTCAGATTTCTTCGCCATCGACGAAGCGGCTTTCTCGGCGCGTCGCCGTCAGGGGTTCACCACCGTATTGATTGTGCCTTCGGGTGGAAGTTTCGCGGGTTCGGGCGTGGTGGTCAACCTCTCGTCCGATTCGCCCGATGCGGCCGTTCTGCGCTCGTCGTTCGGCAGTTTCGTTTCGTTGCGGCCTGCTCAGCCGACCGCTCCGACCGAGGTGCGAAGCCAATATCCCAACTCTTTGATGGGCGGCATTGCGCTGATCCGCCAGTCGCTTCTGGACGCCCAGCATCAGAACGAAGTGTGGCGTATGTACGAACGAGACCCGTTGAACAAGCCGCGTCCGGCCATCAATGCCTCGCTCTCTGCGCTGCAGCCTGTGCTGTCGCGCCAGACGCCGATGATCGTGCGCGCCGACGATGATCAGGACATATTGCGCGCTCAGCGGTTGGCCAACGAGTTTGGGTTCGAGACCATTATGCTAGGCGGCAATCGCGCGGCCTATGTCGCCGATACGCTGGCCGGAAAGAAGATTCCTACAATTCTAGGCCTTCGCAATCCCGAGAACTTGCGTCTTTACGATCCCGACATGCCGCCTTCGTTGACGACGTTTCGAGATCGATCCTTGGCCGTTCAGAATGCGGCGATTCTGCACGAGAAAGGGGCGCCGTTCGTCTTTGGCGCCGATACCAATCCGGGCGATTTCTGGACCGCGCTGCGCGCTGCCGTTACGAACGGACTGCCCAAAGAGGCGGCTCTTGAAGCGCTGACGGTGCGCGCGGCCAATTTGCTGGGCTTGGGCGACCGCATCGGCACTCTGGAGCCGGGCAAGGTAGCCAACCTTACAATTGTCGAGGGCGACCTGTTCGACGAACGCGGTCGGATTTCGCGGCTATTTGTCGATGGAAAGCCCATGTCGATCGATGCGCCCGCGGCCCCGGCGATCAGGCCCGGGCAAGGCGGTCGAGGCGGCGGCGGTCGACGCCCGCCGGTCGAAGATTTGCAGACAGAGCTTCAATCCTGTTGCAGAGAGGAAGAGAATTACTACACCTCGGGCGCCCATCTGGAGCATCTACACGAAAGTTTTGACGAGGAGCAGCCGCCCGCGGAGCGGCGCGAAGGAAGCCGGGCAGAACCGTTGCCCAAGCTCAACCTCGATCGTATAGCGCCGACGCCGGACGGCCACAACAGTTACGTTTTGCGCGGCGCTACGGTCTGGACGCTGACCAAGAGCGGCATCATGGCCGATACGGACGTGCTCATCGAAAACGGCATGATCAAGGCGGTGGGCAAGAACCTCGCCGCTCCGAGGACAGCAAGAGAAATCAATGCCCGAGGCATGCATCTAACCCCCGGGGTCATCGACTGCCATTCGCACACCGCCATCTCGGGCGGCGTCAACGAGGGCACCAACGTCGTTACGGCGGAAGTTCGCATTCGAGACGTGGTCAACCCGAACGATGTGAACATCTATCGCCAGTTGGCGGGCGGCGTTACCGCGGCGAACCTTTTGCACGGTTCGGCCAACGTGATCGGCGGTCAGAACGCCACGATCAAAATGCGCTGGGGCAAGACGGCCGATGAGATCATGTTCAAAGAGGCACCCGAAGGCATCAAGTTCGCCTTGGGCGAAAACGTCAAGCGGTCGAACTTTAACGAGATCATCTCGACCGGCCAGCAGCCGCGCTATCCCACAACGCGCATGGGCGTCGAGCAGACCGTGCGCGAACGCTTCATGTCTGCGCTCGATTACAAGCGCCAGCAAGAGGAGTTCCGCGCGGGCCGGCGCGCATTCCCTCCCAAGAGGGATCTGCAGCTGGACGCTATTGTGGAGATATTGGACGGCAAGCGTTTGATCCATTGTCATAGCTACCGACAGGACGAAATCCTGATGCTGATCCGCGTTTGCGACGAGTTCGGCGTCAAGATCAAGACTTTTCAGCATGTGTTGGAAGGTTACAAGGTGGCCGACGAGATGGCCGCTCATGGCGTCGGCGGCTCTACGTTCTCCGACTGGTGGGCGTACAAGGTCGAGGCGTTCGATGCGATCCCGCATAACGGCGCCCTGATGACGGCGCGAGGGGTCAATGTCTCCTTTAACAGCGACAGTTCCGAACTGGCGCGTCGTCTCAATCTGGATGCGGCGAAAGGCGTCAAGTATGGCGGCATGGACGAGCAGGAAGCACTGAAACTGGTAACGCTCAATCCGGCGATTCAGTTGGGCGTCGATAAGTATGTCGGAACGGTCGAACCGGGCAAGCAGGCCGATTTGGCGCTTTGGACCGGGCATCCGCTCGATTCGATGACGCGGTGCGAGATGACCTTTGTCGATGGCGTTCGCTACTTCGATCGCACGACCGATTTAGAGTTCCGCAAGAAGTTGGACGAAGAGCGCGAGACCTATTTGAAGCAATTGCGACCGTCGCCCTATGGCCAGGCGGCTGCCGCTCAGCCCGAACAGCCAGGCGAATTGCGCTCATCCATTGCAGGGCAGTGGTCCGGCAAGTTGTCTGGAGCCGAGTTCCTGCCACCGGAAGGCGCGACGCTCAGCATGACGGTTACGGTAGGCGCGGACGGATCGATCACGGGCGTTTCCAAGACCGATATGGGCGATGCTCCGATCACGGGCGGAACTTTTAATGCGGCTACGGGCGAGGTCAGCCTAAAGATCGCTGTGCCTGGTTTGTCCGAGGTTACTATGAACGGCCGCGTGCGCGGACGAACCATGACCGGCACGATCGCCATCATGGGGCAGACCGTGAACGTCAACCTGACCAAGGACGACGAAGAGAATCAGATTCTTCATGCATCGCACGAAGCTGAGTTGAAGACCAAAGTCGAGATCAGCCCTCGCTATGATGCCAGCAAAACCAAGACCCTGAAGACGAAAGGTCGAATGCTGATAACAAACGCCGAAATCCACACCATGGCTGGGCCGGTCATCAAGAACGGCTCGATCCTGATCGAAGACGGCAAGATCGCGGCGATCAATCCTAACCGACCGAATGTCGAAACGGTCTACGATGCAAAAGGCAAGCGAGTCTATCCGGGCATGATCGACGGCCTGACGACCCTTGGCATCACCGAAATAGGCTCAATCACTGCCACCAACGATACGTCGGAAACAGGGCAGTTCAACCCCAATGCGAGGGTCGAGATTGCGCTGAATCCCGATTCGACCGCTATCCCCGTTGCCCGGGCCAATGGGGTTACCACGGCCATTGTCGCGCCGTCCGGAGGCATCATTTCCGGTCAAGGCTGTGTGGTCAATCTAGATGGCTGGACGTGGGAAGATCTCTGTTTGAAGGGGCCTATCGGCCAGTTCGTCAACTTTAACGGCCCTTCCAGCAGCATAACAGGCGCCACGGACAGTCGAAAGAGCGACTTTGAGAACTCGATCAAGCCGTTGGACGAGTTTATCGAGAACGCTCGTCGCTATCTGAAGGCTAATGGCGCCAATCGGCCATTGGCGGAGCGCGATCCGAGATTTGAGGCGATGGCGCCTATTTTGGACGGGCGTTTGCCGCTGTTCTTAAGGCTCAACTCCCCTACCGCCGCTCGCGCCGCTGTACAGTGGGCCGAGAAGCAGAATGTTCGGATAGCCTTTGTCGGCGGCAGCGAACTTTGGCGGGTGGCCGATTTGCTCAAGGAGCACGATGTTCCGGTCATTCTCTCCAAGACCCATGCGTTGCCAGCGGGCGAGGATCGACCCTACGACGAGCCCTTTACTATCCCAGCCAAATTGCACCAAGCGGGCGTAGCGTTCTGCTTTAGCACGGGCGCCTCGTCCGATGTGCGGAATCTGCCCTATCAAGCGGCAATGGCCGCTTCGTTCGGACTTCCGAAAGAGGTTGCTCTTAGGGCGCTGACCATCGATGCGGCCAAGATTTTCGGTCTCGAAGATCGAATCGGCTCTATCGAGGTTGGCAAGGATGCGAACCTGTTTATCTGCGACGGCGACCCGCTCGATATTCGCACTAACGTCGTCCAGACGATCATCGAAGGGCGCTTGTGCGACATGTCTAACAAGCACACGCAGCTATACGACAAGTACCGATCTCGGCCAAAGTAGGCTAATCGGGTATACTATCGGCACATCGCTTAACGACTCGCCCCAAAAAGGGCGAAGGACGTCGAGTTTTCGCACCCAGCGAAAAGCGGGGGACCCGGAAGTGGGGTGTAGTCCGCGAAGGCGGACCGAGTAATCTTGGCTCGAACCCGACAGCTAACCTCGTAGACAGAGCAAGAATCTGGCGGATGCTCACCAGATTTTCTCTTTGCGCACTGCTCGGCGGCCAAGGAGAACATCATGTGCGGCATTGCATGCGCCATACGAAGTTCCGATCCGGCCGAAGTTGCACGAATGTCGGAGAAAATCGCCCATCGCGGCCCTGACGGCGTCGGCCTGCTGGCCGACGCGGACAATGCCTTGGCTCATCGCCGTCTGGCCATTCTCGATCCCAAAGGAGGCGTGCAACCTTGGGCCACGCCAAGCGGTGGCGTGTTGATCTACAACGGCGAGATTTACAACCACCTAGGCCTTCGGTCGCAGATGCCTGACCGAACCTTTCAAACCCGGTGCGACACGGAAACCCTGGCCGCAGCGCTCGAGAATTGGGGCGCAGACGCCGTCGAGAAACTGGACGGTATGTTCGCATTTGTCTATGTCGACGGAGAGCGATACATCGCGGCCAGAGACCCGGTCGGCATCAAACCTCTGTTTCGAGCGGACCGCAACGGCGCGACCATCTTTGCGAGCGAGTTCAAAGCTTTTGACGATCAATGCACGAACATTGAGGACGTCCCTGCGGGCACCGTCATCGATTCTGAAACGGGCGCCAAGCAGTTTTACTTTGTACCGAAGCCCGAGCCGCGCGCGATGTCGATGGAGACAGCGGCGGATGCCGTGCGAAGCATTCTTTACCGTGCGGTCTCTAAGCGCATGCTTTCGGATGTGCCGGTCGGAGTCTTCTTAAGCGGCGGGCTCGACAGCGCTATTATCGCCGCAATTGCAGTTAGGCTGAATCCAGACACGATGGCCTTTTCGGTCGGTTTCCACGACAGCCAGGACGCAGGGGCAGCGCAGGAGGTTGCGGCAGCTCTCGGAATGCGCCACTGCCACGTTAGCCTGAGCGCGGGCAAATTGGTCGAAATGCTGCCGAAAGTCATTTATCACCTCGAGTCGTTCGATGCGCCGCTCGTTCGCAGCGCCTTGGCCAACTATGCCGTTTCCGAGATGGCGCGGGATCACATAAAAGTGGCCCTCACGGGCGAAGGCGCCGATGAACTCTTTGCCGGATACGACTATCTTAGAGAGTTTTCCGGCGTTGGGCTGGACGAGAAACTCCGGTCGCTGGTTCTGGAGCTTCAGAATACCAATCTGCAGCGAACCGATCGAATGACGATGGCTCACGGGATTGAGGGGCGCGTGCCGTTTCTCGACAAGGAGATGATTGCGCTCGCGTTCCAACTCCCGGTCGAGCTAAAGCTCTCTCCAGCAGGCGTCAGCAAGGCCGTTCTGCGCATGGCGTTTCGGGACATGCTGCCAAATTGGGCGGTCAATCGTCCTAAGCAGGAGTTTGGTCGCGGCACCGGTGTGGCCGAAGTGATGGCCAAACATGCAGCGATAGCGATCACTGACGATGAGTTTGAGGCTAACAGATTCGTATCGAGCGGGCTACCGTTGCGCGACAAGGAAGAGCTGATTTACTACCGAGTCTGGCGGAGTTTCTTCCGGCCGGAACTGACCGCTCTGGTCGGTCGAAGCCGCAAAGAGGAGATTGAATGAGCGACAAACCGAGATTTGCTATCTTGGGGGCCGGAAACGGCGGCTTAGCCATGGCTGGCCACCTGGCCTTGATGGGCTTCCCCGTCTCGCTTTTCAATCGCAACGAGGCGAGGATCGCGCTCATCCGGCAAACAATGGAGATTCAGGTGCTGGCCAATCGCGAATCGGACGATCTTCCGCACGGCAGGGCTTCCATGGACCGTGTAACGTCGAACATGGCCGAAGCGATTCACGATGCCGAGATCATCATGGTCGTCGCTCCCGCGACGGCGCACAGATATATGGCCGAAGAGGCTGCTCCGCACTTGCGCGACGGCCAGATCGTTGTGCTCAATCCGGGGCGAACGGGCGGCGCGCTGGAGTTTCGCCATGTGATCAAGGAAAAAGGATGCACGGCTGACGTTGTCGTGTCGGAGGCTCAAACGTTGTTATACGCCAGCCGAGCGTCCAACCCCGGACAGGTCAACATCTTTAGTATCAAGAACAGCGTGCCGATAGCCGCAATACCGGCCTACCGAACGCCTGAGGTGGTCAAGAGGCTCTCGGTCGCCTACCCCCAGTTTGTACCCGGCGACAATGCGCTCAAGACCAGCCTGGACAACATCGGCGCGATCTTTCATCCGGCGGTAACTTTGCTGAACGCAGCGCGAATTGAGACCGGCCGCGGCGATTTTGAGTTCTATATCGAAGGCATCTCGCGAAGCGTGGCCAAGGCGCTGGAGGTGATCGATGTAGAGCGAGTGAACGTCGGAAAAACCCTTGGTTTCAACTGTATGAGCGCGCGGGATTGGCTCTATGTGGCCTATGGCGCTGCGGGCAAAACCCTCTTCGACTCCATCCGCGCTAACGAAGGCTACTATGGCATCAAGGCGCCCACACTGCTCGATCATCGCTATTTGACCGAGGACGTGCCGATGAGCCTGGTGCCCATTGCATCGTTGGGACGACACATGGACTCGCCATGCCCCACTATCGAAGCCATGATCCACTTAGCCAACGTCATCTTGGGAGTCGATTTCTGGGAAACTGGACGCACCGTCGAATCGATGGGGCTGTCTGGCCTAAACTTGCAACAGATTCGCCGCGTCATTCTTGACGGAGAGTGAGATGAAGCCCCTTTCAGGCCGCGAGGTTATTGGTTTGTGCCGCCCCTATGTCGATGCTCATACGCTTGGGGTCAGCGCGATCGAGCAGCTCCTTATCGAGTGCGGATACGAGACGGTCATTGCCGATGCGGACCTATGCGAAGCGGTCGGAGCGCCGAACGAACCCATTAACGAGGTTAAGATCGAGAATTGGATCAAGACCAACGG
This region includes:
- a CDS encoding amidohydrolase family protein, whose translation is MKLRASLLLLFGLVSLTLAQNVPYRLPHVYAIKDAKIVTMAGPVIEKGVIVIRDGVIAAVGANATIPSEADVIDGAGLTVYPGFIDCNAPIGLPPAGDAAYSALDRGNVHPNPRVRPERNASDFFAIDEAAFSARRRQGFTTVLIVPSGGSFAGSGVVVNLSSDSPDAAVLRSSFGSFVSLRPAQPTAPTEVRSQYPNSLMGGIALIRQSLLDAQHQNEVWRMYERDPLNKPRPAINASLSALQPVLSRQTPMIVRADDDQDILRAQRLANEFGFETIMLGGNRAAYVADTLAGKKIPTILGLRNPENLRLYDPDMPPSLTTFRDRSLAVQNAAILHEKGAPFVFGADTNPGDFWTALRAAVTNGLPKEAALEALTVRAANLLGLGDRIGTLEPGKVANLTIVEGDLFDERGRISRLFVDGKPMSIDAPAAPAIRPGQGGRGGGGRRPPVEDLQTELQSCCREEENYYTSGAHLEHLHESFDEEQPPAERREGSRAEPLPKLNLDRIAPTPDGHNSYVLRGATVWTLTKSGIMADTDVLIENGMIKAVGKNLAAPRTAREINARGMHLTPGVIDCHSHTAISGGVNEGTNVVTAEVRIRDVVNPNDVNIYRQLAGGVTAANLLHGSANVIGGQNATIKMRWGKTADEIMFKEAPEGIKFALGENVKRSNFNEIISTGQQPRYPTTRMGVEQTVRERFMSALDYKRQQEEFRAGRRAFPPKRDLQLDAIVEILDGKRLIHCHSYRQDEILMLIRVCDEFGVKIKTFQHVLEGYKVADEMAAHGVGGSTFSDWWAYKVEAFDAIPHNGALMTARGVNVSFNSDSSELARRLNLDAAKGVKYGGMDEQEALKLVTLNPAIQLGVDKYVGTVEPGKQADLALWTGHPLDSMTRCEMTFVDGVRYFDRTTDLEFRKKLDEERETYLKQLRPSPYGQAAAAQPEQPGELRSSIAGQWSGKLSGAEFLPPEGATLSMTVTVGADGSITGVSKTDMGDAPITGGTFNAATGEVSLKIAVPGLSEVTMNGRVRGRTMTGTIAIMGQTVNVNLTKDDEENQILHASHEAELKTKVEISPRYDASKTKTLKTKGRMLITNAEIHTMAGPVIKNGSILIEDGKIAAINPNRPNVETVYDAKGKRVYPGMIDGLTTLGITEIGSITATNDTSETGQFNPNARVEIALNPDSTAIPVARANGVTTAIVAPSGGIISGQGCVVNLDGWTWEDLCLKGPIGQFVNFNGPSSSITGATDSRKSDFENSIKPLDEFIENARRYLKANGANRPLAERDPRFEAMAPILDGRLPLFLRLNSPTAARAAVQWAEKQNVRIAFVGGSELWRVADLLKEHDVPVILSKTHALPAGEDRPYDEPFTIPAKLHQAGVAFCFSTGASSDVRNLPYQAAMAASFGLPKEVALRALTIDAAKIFGLEDRIGSIEVGKDANLFICDGDPLDIRTNVVQTIIEGRLCDMSNKHTQLYDKYRSRPK
- a CDS encoding asparagine synthetase B, with product MCGIACAIRSSDPAEVARMSEKIAHRGPDGVGLLADADNALAHRRLAILDPKGGVQPWATPSGGVLIYNGEIYNHLGLRSQMPDRTFQTRCDTETLAAALENWGADAVEKLDGMFAFVYVDGERYIAARDPVGIKPLFRADRNGATIFASEFKAFDDQCTNIEDVPAGTVIDSETGAKQFYFVPKPEPRAMSMETAADAVRSILYRAVSKRMLSDVPVGVFLSGGLDSAIIAAIAVRLNPDTMAFSVGFHDSQDAGAAQEVAAALGMRHCHVSLSAGKLVEMLPKVIYHLESFDAPLVRSALANYAVSEMARDHIKVALTGEGADELFAGYDYLREFSGVGLDEKLRSLVLELQNTNLQRTDRMTMAHGIEGRVPFLDKEMIALAFQLPVELKLSPAGVSKAVLRMAFRDMLPNWAVNRPKQEFGRGTGVAEVMAKHAAIAITDDEFEANRFVSSGLPLRDKEELIYYRVWRSFFRPELTALVGRSRKEEIE
- a CDS encoding NAD/NADP octopine/nopaline dehydrogenase family protein; protein product: MSDKPRFAILGAGNGGLAMAGHLALMGFPVSLFNRNEARIALIRQTMEIQVLANRESDDLPHGRASMDRVTSNMAEAIHDAEIIMVVAPATAHRYMAEEAAPHLRDGQIVVLNPGRTGGALEFRHVIKEKGCTADVVVSEAQTLLYASRASNPGQVNIFSIKNSVPIAAIPAYRTPEVVKRLSVAYPQFVPGDNALKTSLDNIGAIFHPAVTLLNAARIETGRGDFEFYIEGISRSVAKALEVIDVERVNVGKTLGFNCMSARDWLYVAYGAAGKTLFDSIRANEGYYGIKAPTLLDHRYLTEDVPMSLVPIASLGRHMDSPCPTIEAMIHLANVILGVDFWETGRTVESMGLSGLNLQQIRRVILDGE